The following DNA comes from Bacillus spongiae.
AGCTTCTCACACTTAGGTGCCGAAACGGGAGCAACAGTGACCGGAATCATTTCTTCTTTACAACGAGATAATACGTACTGAATTACTTCCTTCGAAAAATTGGTATCTAAAAACACCATTTGTGCTGACGAAATCATTCCCCACTTTCTTTTCACAAACTCGATATCCACTTCATCGTAAATATCCATGTCAGCTAGTGCAATCACCATCTCGCCTTCCTTATTAAGAACAGCAGAATAAGCTCCTGTCGAAGCATTAGGGACAGTCGTAATATGTTCAATATCAACGTATGGGATGGTTTCTTCTAATAGCCATTTTCCTTCATGATCATTGCCAACTACGCTAATTAATGAATTAGAAATGCCCATTCGACCTATATTTTCAGCAATATTTCGAGCGACGCCACCTGTTGAAAAGTATGTTTTAGCCGGATTGGATGTTCCGAGGTGTAACTCCTTTTCAATTTGATGTTTTCGATCAATATTGGCTCCGCCTATACTGACTACACCATTTTTTTTAGGAAGAACATAGGCTCTACCGATAATCTGCCCTTGCTTCATAAAGGTAGATATGTAACCTGCAATCGTTGACCTCGACAAACCTGTTAATTTCGATAACTCATTTTGACTAATTGACGGATTTTGCTCAATGAGCTTTAACAGCCACCTTCCGTTATCATTCATTTAACCCCTCCCCCAACATTTGTCTTAATTATAAACAATTGTCAATACATAAACAATTGGTTATATTCAGATAATTTATGACATTTTTCCTTATCCTATACTGACTACCATAGGCTACAACCACTCATGACAAATGCCATATTAGATCGTTTCGTAAAGAAAGATTTCCTTACTTTTTGAGGACAAATTTTTTGTCACAATTTTACTATTACTGCCTTTTACCCACTTCATGCAAAAAACAGCTTGTTCCTTTATGGACAAACTGTCTTTTATCATATTTTTCTTGTTCAAATCCATACTAAAGAGGAAAGGAGATGATGATGATGGCTCGCGGCAAAGCATTTAATCACAAAAAGAAAAACCATCCTGGCAATTTCCCAGAAAACTCAGTAGCTGAGAAACATGCGAAAGAGAAAATTGAAGACGAAGAATATCTCGTAACACAGGAGGCCTATAAAAATAGAGTAGAGGAAGAGTAGCATAACCTTACAACAGACTAGAGACAACGCTCGCTGTTAGAACAGTTAACACCACTATGCGTAAAGCGAGCGCTGTCCTAAAGTCTTCTGTTTGTTTTCAACACTGAATTATTATTTAAACACTACTTCATAAAGAAATTTCCTGAGTTCATTCATGTTTTTGGTTCATTCATTATTCTATTATCTCTGTCATGCCTATAAGCAGAAAGGTTGCGGTATATCTCAACCCTCGCACGGTTAATCCCGCCTAACGGGCTATGTTCCTTTAAAGTATGCCCTGGTGAAAATGAAAACTCTTCTGCCAAGTCATCTCGCTGTTTCGTTCTGAAAATTTGTGGAGGAATTTTAATAGTAGCCACCTTTATAAAGGGAGAAGCTGCTTCTTTCCACTCAACTCCAGCATCTTCTATTGGCATTTGTTTAGGATCTTTCTGAAATTGAATGAGAAAATCAAAGCTTGCTTCCTCATCCGTTAAATGTTTTTCAATATTATCTGTTAAATACGTGTCGGTTAATGGTTCAGGTAATGTACTTTTATACTTAGAGGTTGGGATAACGGAATATTTCACAACTTGATTGTCTCCAAACAAATAAGGAGTTGTACTCCAATAACGAATATCTAGAGGTGATGTATGATTTTTCCTTCCGTTGCTTAATTCTCTCATTTTACTCCCATTCCCAGTTGCCACCATTCTAAGTAACAAAATAATGGGTGACCATTTTAAACTATAATATACCGCATCATGGAACAGTTTTACCGTGCCTAATGGCATCGTAGGATGACTCATTAATACGAAGTCTTGTGTTTCCTTTTCTACATTATTTTCATATTTTTCTCCGTCAACTCCCATAAGCTTAATTGCAAACCCCCGAAAATCCTTCTTCTTGTCAGATTGTACGGTGCCGCTAGCATTTGAAATTCGAATCCAGGCTGAATAAGTATTCTCTTTTTCAAATAACCCTACTTTAAGTTCAGGAGGAAGATTGGGTTCAACAGTAAATTCTCCTTGTAAGAGGGCAAGATGCTTAGGGTGTGCATCCCTTTTTGTATTTCCTTTCGCGTAAACCCGCTCCATTTTTTCCTTTAATAAGTTTTCCATATTTTCTATTAAAGCAGGTTCCCCATTTGGAATCGTTTCAAATTTTGATGTCTCCATTTCGTTATTCATTGATCCTACTCCTTTGTACACTTTTGATTTATAGACTCTCCTTATCCAAGCTTTGTATGCATCTTTTTACATTAATTAGAAAAATAAACCAATTATTATTCTGACAAAAAAACAATAGAAATCCTGATTCTTTTGCTTTTTTGCAAGTGAATCCCTTTATTCTATTAATTTTGGATATAATCTATATGACATATTTTTTTGGAGGGGAATGAGATTGCACTCAGAAAAGAAAAAAATAAGAGGATGGAAAAGACACAAAAGAAAGATTGAACGATGGAAACATGATGCGATTAATTTAAATATGGATAATGTAAGGGACTATCAAAGGACATACGTAAAGCTATGGATACATCCCTTTTATGCACTTATACGTAGAAATCCACCCGTTTGGTACAACAGACTTTTACTAGACGCCATGCTGGATGTTTATTTGGTTTGGTATCAAAAAATGAAACAGGAAAACGAGAACTTTTATTTAAAAATTTGGTTGTATGACCCTCATTTTATCAATTCACAAATTGTTGTTGCCTATAAAGACTGTTTGAATTTTTATGACAAAACCTTCGATAAGAGGGAAGAATATAAACCATTTCCATATGAAAAATTTCCTTCCTTAAAAGATAAGTTGGAACAATTTGAATGGGAGTCATGCATCGAGACCGTATCTTATGATGAAACGGATTTGAATGAATGGGTAATCGACGGATTGTCATCGAAAAAAGAAGTTCAAGCCATAAAAAATCGAGCTTACAATGTTTCAAGCTATAAAAGTGAAGAAGGAATAACCCGCTATTATCATATTGATACAGGTAATGTTTGGGTAGGAACATTCAAGGCGTAAAATAAAAAAGGCAGCTACTTCGCTGCCTTCATCATTATCCAAGCTACGCATTGGAATTAAGGAGACAAAGAATCATTATAAACTACAAAATTGTCTCCTTTTGACGACATTTCTTCTGAAACGCCTCTTCCACAATCGTTCCAATGATCTCACTTCGTTTAGAAATGAACGAAGTCCAAAAAGTTTCCCCTATCTCAGACAATTGTTGAGGAGTATATTCATTCGGATCAAATTGTCCCCAACATCCATCCTCTGTTAATTTATCCCAAAAGATATAATCTGCAAACATTCTATTCTCTGGTGGTACCGCCGACCCCATTGGTTTAAGCTCAACTAAATCGGGACATAACCACATAGCCGTACATACCGATAACAGACCGCCATGCAATTCATTTAAGCCTTGAAGTCCTGACTCTTCTAAAGCTTCTTCCCAAGCTAAATATCGATGAGCTGTCACCAATATTAATTCAGGGTATTTGTAATTAATTTGCTTTACAAAAGAGGCCTCCCAATATGCACCGCCATGACCATTACATAAAACAAACTTCTTAAAACCTTGTCGATTCAAGTTAACGACTATTTCTTCTAGCATCGTCATTAATACAGTAGGACTGACTGTCACTGTCCCTTTACAATTGGCATGTTCTTCCGAAGTATTAAAGGGCAAAGTAGGTAAAACATAGGCGTTTAACACTTTCCCGAATGCTTCTGCATACTTCTCTGCAATTAAAGTATCTAAGTGCATAGGTAAATAGGGACCGAATTGTTCTGTTGCACCCACAGAAATAATGGCCGTATCCGTACCACTTTGAACAAGCTTTGTAGTAGAGTCTTTATAACTTAACATGTAAACCTCCATCTATTTTCCTAATCGTAATATCGATTCAATTATATCCATACTCCTCCTTCATTCCAATCTATCACTAAAAGCTATATAACAAAAAAACGACTCAAAAGCGCTAATACAGCACCCTTTCGTCGTCCTCTTTATTTTGAATATTTAAAGGTTAATAAGACAAACAACGCAAAGCTTAACAGTAGCGTACTCCCACCTACGATGTAGAAGACCGTTGTAAATACCTCAGGTAAATTTAATGGATTTAAGTTATAAAAATACATGCCAAGCGTGAGACCTACTGAACCAATTATAGCTGTCCATACATGTAAAAAGGCAAGCTTAGACTGCTTCGGGACTTCATACATTTTATAATAAGCCGAGAAAGCAAATAAGCTTAACCACCCAACGAGCAAAATATGAGCATGAATGGGTCTTAATGCATAGGAACCTGCCCCTGCTCCTGCCATATGGGATCCTATATAGGTACCTATTAAAGCATAAATAGCTGAGATTCTTAATAGTAATGCTGAATAAGTCAACTTGTACCCTCCTTTTATTTCTTTCCTATTCTACTTGCCTCATTATATCGATAGA
Coding sequences within:
- a CDS encoding carbohydrate kinase, whose translation is MNDNGRWLLKLIEQNPSISQNELSKLTGLSRSTIAGYISTFMKQGQIIGRAYVLPKKNGVVSIGGANIDRKHQIEKELHLGTSNPAKTYFSTGGVARNIAENIGRMGISNSLISVVGNDHEGKWLLEETIPYVDIEHITTVPNASTGAYSAVLNKEGEMVIALADMDIYDEVDIEFVKRKWGMISSAQMVFLDTNFSKEVIQYVLSRCKEEMIPVTVAPVSAPKCEKLPRNLSGISWLIANKEEVEALVGMKMTKQADFFKAAEQLTQRGVERVVITRGEEGGFFYSKEGTSSILLPPRIKVVDVTGAGDALVAGVIFGHINGLNPIDAVGMGLACSCITLQSNETVSKEMSKETLQEAFKMYKEGVNDGKVD
- a CDS encoding catalase family protein produces the protein MNNEMETSKFETIPNGEPALIENMENLLKEKMERVYAKGNTKRDAHPKHLALLQGEFTVEPNLPPELKVGLFEKENTYSAWIRISNASGTVQSDKKKDFRGFAIKLMGVDGEKYENNVEKETQDFVLMSHPTMPLGTVKLFHDAVYYSLKWSPIILLLRMVATGNGSKMRELSNGRKNHTSPLDIRYWSTTPYLFGDNQVVKYSVIPTSKYKSTLPEPLTDTYLTDNIEKHLTDEEASFDFLIQFQKDPKQMPIEDAGVEWKEAASPFIKVATIKIPPQIFRTKQRDDLAEEFSFSPGHTLKEHSPLGGINRARVEIYRNLSAYRHDRDNRIMNEPKT
- a CDS encoding creatininase family protein — protein: MLSYKDSTTKLVQSGTDTAIISVGATEQFGPYLPMHLDTLIAEKYAEAFGKVLNAYVLPTLPFNTSEEHANCKGTVTVSPTVLMTMLEEIVVNLNRQGFKKFVLCNGHGGAYWEASFVKQINYKYPELILVTAHRYLAWEEALEESGLQGLNELHGGLLSVCTAMWLCPDLVELKPMGSAVPPENRMFADYIFWDKLTEDGCWGQFDPNEYTPQQLSEIGETFWTSFISKRSEIIGTIVEEAFQKKCRQKETIL